TACATCCGGCTGCTGCAGGTGAGTTTGAGCAGTGTTATTCTTAAGATAAATTGACACTGCTTTGAATCTCTCAATGCAACTTTGTCATAAAGGGGAATAAGATCAAGTAGATGTTATAGCCGCCCACGGGATGTTTTGATGTGCTGTGATTTTTGTACTCTTCGATGCACACTGTAGTGACACTTAAGGTTTCTCTATTGCCTGATAGCAGTCACATAAAGTGCTGAGTCAGTAGTAGCTTGCCAATGATCTAAGAAGCAAAGTGGATGCACTTTATTTCAGTGTTTCTGCACCAAGCAACTTGTTTTGAGTTAAGAGTTTTGATTTTACACGGTGCTTGGCGTTTTATGACTAATGGCCCTTGAGGAGTAGAAGGAGGGGGCAGATGAAATAACGTTGACAGTCATGAGAGCAGCCATTGATGTAATGAAGTGAATTCAAGGTGCTGGTTTTATGGGCACATTTAGGAGACAGAGCATACAGTAAGTAGGTTTCGCTAAGCCTTATGTTGCCAGTATGCAGCAATTCTTTCAGTCGAGTGTCTCAACAGATTGTTGTGACAAGATGATCAAATGCATtactttcatatcatataacCATTATCCACAAATACGGGTTACTTCCAGGCTTCTGTTCCAGTATGCTTTTGTTTTTTCTCACTAAACACAATCACCTTTTTGTGGTGTTTATCACAAACAATGGAGAAATCCTAGCTGGTGACAGGCCATTGCATTGTAATTGGGAATGGTAACCGGATGAGCGAGCCCCGTGAATGGCTTTTTAACTGTCTATGACACAGCTTCATTTGAAACTAAATTAGGTTTCTATGATTTGCTCTTCATAATTATCAAGGGACCACTGAAGAAATGGCCCATGTCGCAAAATAGACAAACCATTTGTTTGTCAAAAGAGACAGACCGCAATTTGGTAAATGGGAAAAGATGAGTTTTTATACTCTGTGGGATTAATGTAGGGGTTGGATGAGACAGGGAGCTGAGGTGAACCCAGTTATTTTATGCCCAGAGATGTTGGCGGGCATGTTGTCCTGCTTGCTTTATAAGCCTTTTGATCTGAATCCATGCCGAATCATAACTCTCTGGCCATTGTTAGAAAAGGAGTAATGTTATTTCTGAACTGCTTTGATCTCGTCTTTCATATTATAAAATACCAAAGAAATCCAACATTCTTCTGATCATATTTCACCCTCTATTTTCTCCTCTTTCAGACCCAGGCCTATCATAATGTCGCTGTTGCACCCCCCGCTGAGAGGTCCATGCCGGGCATGGCGATGCTGCTGGGGGCCGTGGGGATCGGCTTGTGCGGCTACAGCGCCAGGCAGTTGGCCCTCTACCACCGGCCCTCCTCCAGAGTGCTGCAGTGGGTTGGTACCCACACTGATGCCAGCATGGTGGGCAATAGGATCCCCCTCCTGGACGTCAATCGCCGGGGCGGTGCCTGCCAGGAGATCCCACCTCCCAACTTTGTGGGACAGAAAGTCTTCTTGAAATAATAACCTTTGCTTGCTAGGTTTCATAGAATAACCCACGTCATAGGTTGAGCTCCAGTAACTACACTTAAGCACGATGAAAGATTGTAGCTATGCTGGCCCCAAGTGTGGCCCATGTGCTCTCTGACGAAGTGCAAGTGTCGATACTAGCCTGACCTCAACCGTGATGTTTGCGGGAAGTTGAACCTCTTCTAGTCATGATGAATTCTGTAACACAAAATATAGAAATAGTTGACATGCTATTTGATGGTATCAATTACTCACTAATATTAGAGTCTTTAATGCACTGAGAGGGCATGAAGCAATATGAACGAGTATGTAATGATGCTGGAACTTCCCAAAAACTGAATGTAGCTTGAAGAAGCCACCATGTTTAATTTGAAGACATTGTGTGTCTTATTGAGGCCTGGTGTAAAAATAGTCTGTTGCTTGGCAGTGCCCTCTGTACACAGATGGTTGGCAACTCTATCTATGtgtcccccccccaccaccacccaccCACCCTTCACTCCCCAGGCAGAGAGCCATGTGTAAGTGCTTGGGCACCCCATCTATGCCTAAGTCTTTCACTTATTTCTTCTGAGGAGAAGCAGGTGCCATCCATCAACAGGCCTCAGCTTTTGTTGGCGCGTTCTGGCCATGGGCTGTCAATCATAAGACGCTGTGTTGGACATGAGTGAGCGATTTCCTGTGTTCCGAAAAATGAAATCCTCCCCCAATGGTTTGGTCAGGGTGGATTGAGACTAGAAGAGTGGATGCGCAGTTTTGTGGATTGAAAATAGTTATTTGAGATACCTGAGTCTGTCATGTAAACATTACTTTCACAACAGCACAAATACACCTTACTGGATTATGAGACTTTATTTACTTGCGGATGGCAGGCAGGCAATGCACTACAGTATGATTCCTCCTGGATAAGCCTGTGTTCTCTCCAGGGATTAACCCAGGTGGAAAATCATTCCTGGCACACATACTCCTTCACCTAATCTGGAATTAGAGACAATGACCCGTGAGAGGCAGACAGTCCCTGTGCGTCCTAACTTTGTACTATTCCCCCTGCAGCGTCCACCATTCTTCTCATTGCCATACGTAGCTGTATTTATTATAGGATTTGTGTTCACACCAAAATTGAAGTAGTGCAAAGGGCACTTGAGATTTGGCGTGACGCTGAGTGTGGTTGAGAATGCGTGCTGTGCCTTATGGAGAGCACAGGGTCAAACTGTCATTATCTtgaatttgaatatttgaaaatcTACCCCATGTAGATTTTGTGTTTGTTATGCTGGGGGTGTCAGTGCGAAGttttcaaagggagagttttattttttaagaaGGATTCTGGAAATCGCGAATAAGGAGGATGgtgatttgttttgttttggtgaTTTAAATTAAGTGTGTCATCCCTTAGAGGTCAGCCAGGCCCTGCAATCCAATTTTCCATTGTTTAAAAGCCATCCTTGCCCGCCTGCCAAATTGACCAGCGGCTAGTTGTGGCAGGTTGGGAGCTTTTAGAGCCACAATAGTGGCCCTCCAGAAACTTAGCACAGTAGGTCACTAACAAAATGGTTGTAAGCCACTTACCACCAGAGGAGGCTAATGGCTCCAACTGGCATCAGACACCGAATGAACAATTGGTCACCTTGCTCTGGACAGAAACTGACAATTTCATAATGAGATTGTGATGGTCTCAAAACAACAGGATACTCATACCATATACACCTGAAGTAAAAATGCAGGGTAAATTGGGACTTTTATGACAGACAGATTCAGATGGATGTGCTGCATGACTCCATTAATCTTGACCTGTTCTTTAAACCAAAACTGAAAGTATCTGACGCTGGCACAAACTGCATTTGATGGTCCTTTTCAGGGCTTTGTAACGCACCTGGCTGCTTCTGGTTGATTCTCTTTATATACTGCAGTGGTGCACAGTGAGCACAGAGCACTGTGAAAACCTATTGATCTCAATCAGAGTGTGAGGGAGTGCATGTCGCCTCACTGCAGCAAATGTCCCGTTTCACTAAGCATTGTGCAGCGAATGAGGGAGCACTGCCAATACAATGCACtgacaaaaaaaaaaggaatatcTGAAAATGTGTTTGCTTTTGGAATACAATACAATTCATCTGTTAGCTTGTGGGGTGTCTGTCACATCAGTGCTCATTTATTTCAGTCTGGAAAGGTCTGCAAATTAAAATTCAGCTGTGCCCAATAAAGGCGAGAATTGTTCCGTTAGTAGTGTGATTTATATGTAATGAAAAAATGTTGGAAGAGTTTGATGAAATAAAAGCATTTGGCAAACATGTTGCACTTAGTCAGACCTCTGGGTCACATTGTCTTTCAACAGTGTTGTGACTGTGAGTTAGGCTGTGATTTTCGCACAAAGAAATAATTGTGTTTTCAGTCAAAGTAAGATTCACACTGTTTGCTCTAATTAGGCTTAATGACATTGGATACTGATTCATTTAGCTAGAAGTTTAAAACTTACAATAGAAATCGCAGGTTTTAAATGACGAGCTATCTTTGTCATGATGGGTAAGGCATTTCTCATTATTATACTTGGAGTTATCACAATGATCTTATAGTGAGCTACATTGTTTTAGAATAACTGATATGGAAGATGTTCTGGAGTTTAAAAGGTTAAATCATTACCTTAATCAGTGGTTTATCCAAAGTGCAGTTCAGCCCTCATAGTGTACTGTACACAATGTGCAAATATATGTGCTTGTATTTATTCATCTATTTTGTTTGTGTCAAACATGATACCTGCTCCAACCAGATGTATTCAAGTAACCTGCAATGGAATCATGATTTGATGTTACACCATAGTAAGCATAACATATGTAGGCCTAGCAGATTAATTTACTATTACTTCATAATGAGTAACATCTAATCAAATCTACAAGTCATAACTCAATCTGGAATGCAGCAGAGCAGAGTTTCAGGCAGCAGGCCAATAGCACAATGGCAATCAACTCAATAAAATGTTCCAGTTTTATCCCATGTAACTAAAATAGTAACATTAATGCACTAAAAAAAGGTAATCAGCAAGTGTTGTCATTCATGAGCATAGGGAGTTCGAAGCAATCACAACTGCATGAACACAATTGGTGTTATGGGGAAGCCAACACATTAAATCCAGTACAAATAAAAGCTTTATTGTAGAGCTGTGGGTCACCACCAGTCTGTGAGAGTCAGCTTAATATTAGGTCAGACATAAATGAGGAAGGGCCCCCACCCCAAAGGCAACAGGTTCTTCCTAACATGGCCTGCCGGTGCCCTCTAGTGGGCACATCCGGGAATTATCGGCGCCAACGCTCATCGATGTGTCCAGAATTTGTTTTCCGCTCTTTGGTTGGATGTTCGGATTTAAATCACGCTTCATGTTCTTATCAAGATGTTTCATACAGCAACATGTAGCTCGGATTGACCTTTGCTCGGAGGAAATGcagtttcatttgtatttctgcCGTTACCGTTCCCCCTCCGCGAGGACACAGCAGGGCAGAGCGCTTGGCTGAGGGCGCTGAGAGGAGCAGAGCGTGGAGAAGAAGAGTTTACCAAACTCCAAACAAAAGGTATCTGGGAGTTATTTATCCACTCTACAGGGTTTGTATCCGCTTTGTTTTGCTTTTAAGAATACAACTGTCGGTTTTAACGTAGTGGGCGAAAAGTAAAGTTACTTTTGTAAACGCGTTTTCAAATTCTTTGATGCTTCGGGCTTATGTGGAAATATATGTCAAATCAATGGCGTTAGTCAGaatataattatattttatatataaatataggtTTTGCTCAAATAAGTTCCGCGAAATTAAAATTATTGGGTGTTGTTTGGACTGCCCTTATTGTAGAATGTCGGGTTTGGTGCATTTTTGTAGTTCATTATTAAGATGTATATGACCGCTTTGTTTGTCACATAGTCTATCATGAACATAAAGTGCTTTAAGTTTGGttctgttcaaaactggataaTAAATCAGCTGGATAACACTACATGACTtcatcatctgtgtgtgtgtgtgtgtgtgtgtgtgtgtgtgtgtgtgtgtgtgtgtgtgtgtgtgtgtgtgtgtgtgtgtgtgtgtgtgtgtgtgtgtgtgtgtgtgtgtgtgtgacctccaCAGTGCCACCTTGGTCTGGGCTAAGTTAAAGAGCATCAAGCACCTGCAGGGCCCCACCAGTGGCCCCCACTATTGTAGTATGGGTAACTTTTCCAGCAAGGACGGCCATGGACCCACAGGtaggatcacacacacacacacacacacacacacacacacacacacacacacacacacacacacaaactagcTAGCTCTATTCCTTTGACTCTCCTTTGATCTGTCTCTGCATGCTGAAATGGATTTCTAGTGTTTGGCAGTACACACagacgtgcgtgtgtgtgggccTTATGTTGACATTCTTTGAGAATACAGCCAGCACACCTCGAGGCTCTGATACATGTAGTAGAATGAAGATGGTGCAGCAAAAACGTAGAGAAATACAGGAAGAGACTGGAGGAAAGAGGGGTGGATAAGGGGCAATCAGGAGATTGAAGGCAAGCAAAAGGAGAAGCAAgcggaaagtgtgtgtgtgtgtgtgtgtgtgtgtgtgtgtgtgtgtgtgtgtgtgtgtgtgtgtgtgtgtgtgtgtgtgtgtgtgtgtgtgtgtgtgtgtgtgtgtgtgtgtgtgtgtgtgtgtgtgtgtgtgtgtgtgtgtgatgaacgGCAGCAGGATTCTTGGCAGCCCTCCTGTGTGTTGCATAGTGAGTGGTCattctcctcgcgtccctatgTGATTCGTTCTGGCCCTACCGGGCCAGCTGTGATGAATCAGCATAATTCCCCGGCTCAGCACAAGGGCAGCGGATTAATCATAGGAAGCTTAATGCTATgtgacacaaacacacctcaatggacgcacacacacaacctctCATTCAGTCAACATGCCACTCGTGTGCATGGTTGGACGATCACATTAAGGTTTGGAATGAAGAAATAAAACGCAGGGGTGGCATGAGGAAGATATCAGATAATCCTGTCATTCTTTGCAAGGAATTTGGCCCTTCAGTAGCAGCAGTCAACATACCTATGCACCATAGGTATGTTGACTGCTGCTCGTACAGCATGTAAGGAAAAAACATAACTTTTGCTTGCAGTGAAGCTTTTGTCCAAACAAGGAAAAGGAGAAAAGAAATGAAGGAGACACGTAGTGGTTCCCATAGCATCTTAAGCTATTATTGGAGGCATGCTGTTACGGACTAGGAGTGCTGAGCCAAAACGTAAAAGAGTTTGGAAACTTATTTGCGCCTGACTGCTGCAAATTGCTCTATGGATGGGCAACATTTGTCCTTTGTATGTGTGTTCCTGAATATGGAGAATGAGTGTCTTACACCATTGTGGATGAGCAGTCCAAGAGGAATGTCTGTATTCAAGCATTCATCTTCAGGGGCATAGCCTGGATGTTTTCTGGTCTGGTCCCCTCACTGAATGGTGTTTTCAGTGTCAACATGCCAGACTAGTTACCACTGAACGGATTTTTCCCAGTCTTTCTGTTCATGATTCAGTTCCTCAGTTGACtcagttctttttttattgtgaagtaagaagaagaagaagacatactGGGACATTTCTTTCTCCATGTTTgtttacacacattacacacacaggggaggatatacatgcacaaacacagaGGATATACACTAAGGAATTGCATTATTTCTGAATAACAACTGATAACTGTAATATTAAAagcatattttatattttagaaTATTTCTGGATGGGGGTAACATTGTTATTTCATATACAAATGCAGTTGTTTTTCTTCTTCAGGGGCCCCTGACAGTTTCCATACTCCTTCGGCATCTCCACTGAGTGATGCTCCAGATTTCATCCCTGGTATCCCCCAACTCCTCCCTGCTTCACCTCAACCTTCCCCTGCAGCCCCTGTTTCATCTCCACCTCCAATCCCAGTCCTCACACCCATTGGGAAGAAAGCATCATCATCAGGACCCCCTCCTGATTGGAAGCCTCATCCACCAGTCGGCTCTAACAGCTCTACCATTGGCCCTGGATTTAGTCCGCTGCACAACAAGTCAGGAAGTACTGTGGGTAGAGGACAAGCTGCTTTGGGGAGGAATGGGGGTCCTCCTACCTCAACGACTCGCCCTCCGGTCTCGAAGACTGTTGCCATCAGCCCCACAAAGAGCACCTCCTCTCAGTGTAGTGCCTCACCTGTGGGGGGCCTCTCCTCTAACTGGAGGGAAAGAGACAGTGGTCCGAGTCAGTCTTTACTGCCCGCTCAGGAGCCTGTGGACAGCCAGGGAGAGGAGCTAGAGAAGCTGTTGAGGGAGTGTAAGACGACACTGGGTATCACTGCCAGTCAGGAGGGGGCCACGAACACAGCAGGTAAgatttatacagtatattttatATACTCCTTAAAAAGTATAGACTGCAGAATTTCAGTTTGAGTAATACAACTTGCCATTTCATTGGTGGCCTAACATTTCCCTACTTTGAGAAGGGTAAAtccatttattttacatttttaatatgTATTTGATATGCATGTGAAGTCTTCTGACATTTCTGTATCCTTCACCCAGGGATACTGAATCATCTACTGACAGAAGTGAAGAGTTTGAAGGGTACTTTACAGGTGAGatgattgttgtttttaaatatatatactgGCTGTTTTTCTCTTATCTAGTTTTTGTCTGTGTGGTCTGTGTCATACTAAAGGTAATTGACCGTTTACGTTGCCCATACCCCAAACAGCAAGTGTACTTAGTGCCTAAACTATTTGAAGTAGGCCCAGCAATTGTCCAGTTTAGCGATTTACATGAAGCTGTATAAAGAAccgtatttattatatatatatacagtttggAGTATGGAATCTCATTTTCTAGCCATTTAAAAGCAGAACTACAAGTGCAGAAGTGTAAACATGGATTAATCTGCTCCAATGTATAGGTTAGCTtgttagctgctaactagcttccCACTACCTCTACTACTATCGTTTctcattttaaaacaaatgaactaAATCTTTACTTTTCAACAAAGTCATTTAGCTAAGCTTAATACGCTAGCGACAGTCTTTTTAAAAAGCACTATGAATTTCTAAAGTTATTAAAGTAACCTGTCATGGTAACAGTTAGGAGGAGCAGGTGTTGCTAACAAAGTCAATTAAGGACCACATTGAGACTAAAATTACCTCAGTGTTCTAATGGTTGTAGTTTTCAGGTTTATTTCCAAATGTTGCTTTGCTTTCCCAGTAAGATGTACTTTCTCCTATCTCTTTTTTTTGCCAACATTCCTAGTATAGCCGTGTAAACAGGAAGTCACATCCTGTAATTACACATAAATCAGAGTAGTGCTTGTGAACTCATCCAGGAGATAACACACCATGTCGCCCTCCACCCCCCTCACTATCACAATAGGCCTTAGACAGGGCCCCGCTGGGAGCTGCAGCTTTACTAATGGAGGTCTTCCTGTCCTATGCTTCTCCTGAGAGGCCCAAAAGAGGAACATCGTTGAGATCATCTTCTGTCAAAGTTGGTTGTATCTCATGCTTGTACAGTTGAAACATAAGTATTACATTTTAGtctgtttctttattttcttaaagTAAGTCTTAAAGTCCAtcacacacatgtatttatcttCCTTTGACTTCCTCAAATCTCTTGTCCAGTAGGGTCTCACCAGTTATTTTGGATTCACCCACGTTTAGGTTCCAATCCCAAAACCTTACGTAAACCATGTACAATAAGAAGGTCAATTCTGCAAGCATTTTTCAGTTCTATTGCCGGGGCGTTCCACAGTCTTATGAGGATGGCGATATGCTGCTGTAATTTCCTGTCAGTCGTTCGTTCCAATTCCTGACCCTCCCTTATGAGGATTGTAGCCAGAGGCTCCCAGCTTCCTCCAGATCTGCCACAGATTACTACAGCTTGGATATGACGGTGTGCTTCCCTCATCCCCATCTTTttactcctctcctctcagaatTATTTAATCATTATATTACAATGAAGTGCTTATCTGACACACATGGCAATCATGTGCTTCCTTGTCACATCTCTACTCTACCCTCCACAATCCCTTATCTCTGCAAGGGACCATAAGCCTTTCCAGCTAAACCTCAGAGAGACTGTGGTACACCACTGAGAGGTAGCTGAGTATTAAAAATCGGGGGGCGATCCAACACTGTGTTTACATGGGCCCTCGGTCGGGCAATATAAGCCTCCAAAGCTGGACTTTATGAACCCTCTGTCTGCTCTGCTGTCCTGGGAGGCTTTTTGTGGTGAGCAAGAGTAGGGGGAGTGCAGTGCGGAGGAGGGGGTTCACATTCGGCTGTTCAGGAGACAAAACTTGTTTTGTTTTGCGCCGTGTGACGAGGTGGGGGCGAGGCCTGCAGTGACTGACTGACCATGTGTTTTGTGTGAGTGTTCCACGGGAGACAGAAGTCTCACAAACACGTACAGATGCATTGAAAGTCTTGGCTTGCGCAATTGGTTTTAAGCTTTGTATagaacccccccccctgttCCTTCCCGACCCTGCCTTTTCTTCATTGCCTCATTCTTTCTCCATCAGAGAGCTGACCGCTCCTCTGTGAGCACAAGAACTCTGAACAATTACCCTCCAACTATTTGCTGCAATGCTCCTTTCTATCTCATCCCTTTCTTCTCCCCTACCCCTTCTCTATATCGCTACCTCGCCTCCAACTCTGCTCTTtcacatccatccatctttaATCTGACTCCAAGTTGCTTAAGACTTCTTTCTTTAGCTGTGACCTCCTTGTTTTTTGACCTTTCTTTAGTACAATTTAAGTAGCCATTATTCTTCCAGTCACATTCTGTGAGCTAGGCCTCTCCTCCGCAGTTCTTTAGCCCTGCATTCCCAAATGCTaatgtctttctgtctgtccgCAGCCATAATGTAGTTCTTGTCTTGTAAACTGAATTCTGAAGACACATGATTACCCAATGTGCAGCGACCTACTAAGGATATTATCCGATGTACCATCTGTCCATGCTTATACGCACCACCAGTCTTCCATTGTCTTAACCAACAACATTGAAAACACCCCCTTCATGTCTGGGTAGTGGGTGTGTGCGTGGGTGGCTGGTCACTCCCTCCTGGAGATTTAGTCAATCTTAAAGCCCTGCTTTGGAATCAGTTCCAGGTGAACGCTGCTGGAGATTTCCAAGAATGATCTCCATGTTCCCTCTCTTTTCTCCTCAAAAGGCTTCTTCGAACTCAAAAAAGGCTTGTATCTGGAGGCTGTTCAGATGTGAAAGTAACATTTAGTGTGTTTGGGAGGAACAGGAGCCTTGTGTGCATGCTGTGTTGAATTTGCAGCGCCGAGCAAATGGCGGTGACTTCGCACCCCTTTTTTCTTTGATGTCTGTGTGGACATGTATACATGGGACTTGTAGGCGCTACCAGGCTATTTTCATGTGCCAGTCGGGAGGATTTGCCCATTTTGTCAATGTGTGAATGAAATGTCCCATAATAGGTGTATTCAACCACTTTTTGGGAATATACACCAGGACAGAGGAACCATTACAGAGTTGGGGTGTTTCCCCAAGTATGTATAAGACAGACTGGGTGTAGAGGTAAAACAGGGACAGATATGtggaacacgcacacacacagaaacaattCCCTAGTGTGCTGGACACTTTCCAGGACGTTGTCAGGAACCCAGATGTGCATCAAGAGTATAGACAGGcaagtgtatctgtgtgtgtgtgctgggtaCCACATCTGGTCTTGCAGTGGGTCATTAGGTCAGCTCttgagggagtgtgtgtgtgtgtctcaagaCTTACAACCCACACCCTTATCTCAGTGTGAACATGAGGAGCGCCCTTTCCTGTTTCCTCAAACAGACATGCTCTATTTGGAGTGTCTACATCCAGATAACACATATTTAGACTTGAAAGATTCAACTCCAAATATGTGTTatactattattaaacataGAACTTTTCCAAAAACATGTTGCTCGGGCTCCAACTTACCCCTGAAAGTGTGGGTGTGAGAAATCTTGACGATGTGGTTTGGTGGTGAGGTaaaagaagtgtgtgtgtgtgtgtgtgtgtgtgtgtgtgtgtgtgtgtgtgtgtgtgtgtgtgtgtgtgtgtgtgtgtgtgtgtgtgtgtgtgtgtgtgtgtgtgtgtgtgtgtgtgtgtgtgtgtgtgtgtgtgtgtgtgtgtgtgtgtgtgtgtgtgtgtgtgtgtgtgtgtgtgtgtgtgtgtgtgtgtgtgtgtgtgtgtgtgtgtgtgtgtgtgtgtgtgtgtgtgtgtgtatatataatcGGGTCCAGCTGTGGTCTTGAGTCACTGGTCAGATGAGGGAGCGACTTGGCTCAGATatcacctcctcctccacatCTCCATCCATTCTTCATCTAATTACTAACCCTCCCAACTCCTCCGCTCCTCTGCAGTCCCTTACATCTCTGTCTATATTGCTCCACTCTCCTAACATTATGATTTTATTGTCCTTCCTCTCTCCTTTTCTGTCTTTCTCAATCCTCTTCTTCTTTTATGATGATGGTTATTTAGATTTGATTTAATGCCCTTGCATTTACCCTCATTAGCAGAGAGAGCGACCTTTGATGTCCAAGCTGTGTTTGTAGGCgtgcgaggcaagaatactctTATAATATGAAAAACGTTTTCAACATCCCTCATGCTCAAAAATGTGAAACCGAATCTGTTCCATGTAAGGTTTCCATCTAGCCGTGCTGATAGTTGTTAGAAACAGAATGCACTTCATAATGCAACCTTGGCCACACTCCTGAAATTGAATCGTGTTTTCTGTTGGACCAAGATTTATTAGAAGGGACTTTTGTTCTTCTTCAAGAGCAAATATGTTTTGtagttatttttttttatatgacGGGAGAAAAACCTTTTTGCTCGAACTTCAGCTATGCCTCATTAGAGTTGACTTGCCAGCTATACTCTTCTCTGCTTGCTGAGGCCTGTCGCTCAGTTCGGCTCTATGTATTCTCCTAATGAGGGCCAAATGGAAATCGattgttcatttgattatagCCTGTCTGCTTAGGGTTCAGCTATGTTTGGTTTTGGCAGTCTCATCCAGTGTTTTTCCTTTGAATGCTGTGTATAAAGTTGGTGTAGCAAATGATTTGCACAAGTAATACATTTAGTATTAGTGTTTGTAGGAAGGACTTTTTCAGGCAATCTTTAACAAAACCTATAAAAAAGACATGCCGTTTATGTTAAAAAAGACATTCTGCTTATGAGTATATTCACGAGTAACTCAGACAATAAAGATTCTGCAAAGAAGTTTTTATCGGAAACTGATGATGGTAAATAGAGTGGACATCAACTGATACCAACGTCCTGCCAATCGGTGTATTCCTTACAATTCTACATCACCCCATCCCTAGTTTATGTAAAGCACCATCAATCGTATCAAAATACCAGTGTTCGCAACATAAAGTTTAACGCCCCTGCTCTTTCCCTTCCAGACGGAGCGCGGGGAATGGCTGCAGTTCCAGGCAGACCTACAGGTGGCGGTGTCAGTGGCGGACCGTCTAAGAGCTGAGGCAGA
The sequence above is drawn from the Pseudochaenichthys georgianus chromosome 22, fPseGeo1.2, whole genome shotgun sequence genome and encodes:
- the LOC117467736 gene encoding uncharacterized protein, translated to MFFRVPRLTPGYIRLLQTQAYHNVAVAPPAERSMPGMAMLLGAVGIGLCGYSARQLALYHRPSSRVLQWVGTHTDASMVGNRIPLLDVNRRGGACQEIPPPNFVGQKVFLK